Sequence from the [Clostridium] scindens genome:
ATCGCCAACAACTACTAAAGCTGTGAATCTCATATTACGGCCACCTTTAACAACTTTGGTTACACGCTTAATTGATACCACTTTTTCATTTAGCTCTAACTGACTAGCATCAATACGTTCTTGTTTCATGTGTGCTCCTCCTTCTAGAAATTCAATCCAGCTTCTCTTGCTGCGTCTGCTAATGCCTGAATCTTGCCCTGGTATATAAAGCCGCCTCTATCAAAGACTACATCCTTAATACCCTTTTCAATTGCCTTTTCGGCAATTACTTTTCCTAAATATGCTGCTGCATCAACGTTGTTAGTTTTTTCCAATTCTGCCTTCACATCTTTCTGAAGAGTGGAAGCGGAAACCAGAGTATTTCCAACTGTATCGTCAATAATTTGAGCATACATATGATTATTGCTTCTAAACACAGCTAAACGTGGGCACTCAGGCGTGCCACTTAAACGGTTACGTATTCTTCTGTGCTTCTTTACGCGAACTTCACTTCTTGATTTTTTGCTAACCATTTTCACACTCTCCTTACTTATTTCTTACCAGTCTTACCAACTTTACGTCTAATAACTTCATCAGCATATTTAATACCTTTGCCCTTGTATGGCTCAGGTCTTCTCTTATCTCTGATTTCAGCTGCGTATTGGCCTACTTTTTCTTTATCGATACCCTTAACGATAATTTTGTTCTGTCCTTCCATTACCGTCTCAACGCCTTCTGGGTCAATCATCTCTACTGGGTGAGAGTATCCAAGACTTAATGTCAACTTGTTTCCTGATTTTGCTGCTCTATATCCAACACCGTTTACTTCCAGAACCTTCTGGTATCCGTCTGTAACGCCAACAACCATGTTGTTGATCAGTGTTCTTGTAAGACCATGAAGAGATTTCATCTTCTTTAAGTCGTTCGGTCTTGTTACAACAATTTCGTCGCCTTCCTGCTTGATTTCCATCTCTACCGGAAGTTCTTTTTCAAGTGTTCCCTTTGGACCTTTTACAGTCACTTTGTTATTCTCTGCAATCTCAACAGTTACTCCTGCTGGAACTGCGATTGGCAGTCTTCCTATACGTGACATACCTTTTCCTCCTTAACTTAAATTCTCGGAAGAGCGGCTTTGTGTGGCTCTTCTGTTTTCAGTTACTTCTTTGTTTGTTTTGATTATTTTTTTATACAGCTACATGTTCCGTGCGCCTAGGCTTAGGAAACTGTTGGAAGTTCTTCTCGCTAAGCTCGATAATACCTCGCTAAGCTCCAAGAACGGTCTTCTCACTAAGTTCATCCCGCGCTTCGCTTGGGATTCTCTAAGTGTTCAGTACCTACCATACGTAGCAGAGTACTTCTCCGCCTACGCCCAGTTTTCTTGCTTCTTTGTCTGTGATTACGCCATGGTTTGTTGAGATGATTGCTGTTCCAAGTCCGCCGAATACCTTCGGTACGTCAGCGCTTCCAGCGTAAACACGAAGTCCTGGCTTAGAGATTCTCTTAAGTCCCGTGATTACCTTCTCGTTCTTATCTGCGCCGTATTTCAGCGTAATACGGATGGTCTTGAATATTCCATCTTCGATGATGTCATATTTCTCAATATATCCTTCATCCAGTAAGATGCTAGCGATAGCAAGCTTCATCTTAGATGATGGTACATCTACTGTATCATGTTTAGCAGTATTTGCATTACGGATTCTTGTAAGCATATCTGCGATTGGATCACTCATAGTCATTTGTCCTATACCTCCTTCATTATGAAGTTCTCTTCACTAACGCTCAGAGAACGGCCTGCTCACTAAGTTCGGCTCCGCCTCTCTAAGTGTTCAGTGCCTACCAACTAGCCTTTTTAACGCCTGGAATCTGTCCTTTATATGCCAGTTCGCGGAAGCAAACACGGCAGATGCCATATTTTCTCAAATATGCATGTGGACGTCCACAGATTCTGCAACGATTGTATTCTCTTGTAGAGAATTTCTGCTTGCGCTGCTGTTTTAATTTCATCGCTGTCTTAGCCATAATTTACCTCCTTATTTTGTAAATGGCATGTTGAACTGTGCTAGCAATTCACGCGCCTCTTCGTCTGTTTTTGCAGTCGTGACAAAGATTACATCCATTCCTCTTACCTTGTCAACCTTATCATACTCGATCTCCGGGAAGATAAGCTGCTCTTTGATGCCGAGGGCATAATTTCCTCTTCCGTCAAATGCGTTAGGGTTAACGCCTCTGAAGTCACGTACACGAGGCAGGGCGAGGTTGATCAGACGATCAACGAACTCATACATCTTCTCTCCACGTAATGTAACCTTGCATCCGATTGGCATACCTTCTCTTAACTTGAAGTTAGCAACGGACTTCTTTGCCTTGCAAATAACTGCC
This genomic interval carries:
- the rplR gene encoding 50S ribosomal protein L18, whose product is MVSKKSRSEVRVKKHRRIRNRLSGTPECPRLAVFRSNNHMYAQIIDDTVGNTLVSASTLQKDVKAELEKTNNVDAAAYLGKVIAEKAIEKGIKDVVFDRGGFIYQGKIQALADAAREAGLNF
- the rplF gene encoding 50S ribosomal protein L6, coding for MSRIGRLPIAVPAGVTVEIAENNKVTVKGPKGTLEKELPVEMEIKQEGDEIVVTRPNDLKKMKSLHGLTRTLINNMVVGVTDGYQKVLEVNGVGYRAAKSGNKLTLSLGYSHPVEMIDPEGVETVMEGQNKIIVKGIDKEKVGQYAAEIRDKRRPEPYKGKGIKYADEVIRRKVGKTGKK
- the rpsH gene encoding 30S ribosomal protein S8; translation: MTMSDPIADMLTRIRNANTAKHDTVDVPSSKMKLAIASILLDEGYIEKYDIIEDGIFKTIRITLKYGADKNEKVITGLKRISKPGLRVYAGSADVPKVFGGLGTAIISTNHGVITDKEARKLGVGGEVLCYVW
- a CDS encoding type Z 30S ribosomal protein S14 — protein: MAKTAMKLKQQRKQKFSTREYNRCRICGRPHAYLRKYGICRVCFRELAYKGQIPGVKKASW
- the rplE gene encoding 50S ribosomal protein L5, which produces MSRLKEQYQNEIVDALTKKFGYKNIMEVPKLEKVVINMGVGEAKDNAKLLDSAVADLEKITGQKAVICKAKKSVANFKLREGMPIGCKVTLRGEKMYEFVDRLINLALPRVRDFRGVNPNAFDGRGNYALGIKEQLIFPEIEYDKVDKVRGMDVIFVTTAKTDEEARELLAQFNMPFTK